One Cyprinus carpio isolate SPL01 chromosome B25, ASM1834038v1, whole genome shotgun sequence genomic region harbors:
- the LOC109087425 gene encoding uncharacterized protein LOC109087425: protein MESSVDSGTELFSLMEDKGALSQPKTPNIVEENDGRTISLQVLEFKTSLLEAVEELHIHRDTETRYEEQMCKLVLEKQELEWKKESLQSQISRMSSENSESLAAVKKQGKNQLAAELKDKEIISLKEELKQLQLLRYSSEKKLGELEQKLQLQTQTKDSHLNQLGEVERRFAAISRQCAMVKQAHDKLEQNVEEAMRMNKKLTSINEKQESSIKALKEDLERINKELVTFKVSSVCKPGEERLQNVLKEQELQLLQQKLLVEIEINKKLRNEMATERAEKQEVLRSLHQSQNLLQRQTEALSRAEQELRKLREEYQVFKTEHELNQERTKEKDDSFAHLRDEYQNSKLAWEKEILRMQMSTESGKEELQAVKEAYNQLQEEHKQLSIPAVHKAKEIHNSETAIKDQENSLCKTSNEVNLVKVNSLHEDLEESLISPQDNHEPTCHPDKGVPDESIKFQKARKDGCSQNNKELDIPMQADRTVPVVSPSVSTDNNSRPEDLNPMMKHLSKLCDETKTGVSESEPVCNTDDKGCTSNPVQSDTDSRLTELSGPETRSVYGVDGNPLALEPKDRLLEQNLCISEVTESQTSDKHMDSQGYATSQSKVKDHQKTAPEFLHKVSQKESQTTAERLSEDKTSNSNPQDTVVFYDKTTFTEEMIDAQPSPCHQTIHEEPETNFDTASATITSDTLLYESKDQFSPPELIHEHSQSQEVSQVGSSTETSLYNVVNKLESKELPLVDQTTSTTAVDTVEVISENNNENNDSEPLKSQQIEMGVSTEEAKITNPEQVSSSPGSTTANDQSDVDQKSIAVVDTLNHPGNKRYQSSFAWDTFMKGKKMPHPTPLKTELWSSGFHELVSPICSPIFMKNKLPKTAMVKTPDRLETPSKRQGEWNAIKQSFSEMLTEKENQVLISYSSTLSGSPTSSSVGNGLRQNSTPTVPPPKLQCMEKLTRPMASSSEGKEEQKQSDIMSQIAKIEEFMSAEGLMPQKRLKTD from the exons GATACTGAAACAAGATATGAGGAGCAGATGTGTAAACTTGTGCTGGAGAAGCAGGAGTTGGAATGGAAAAAG GAGTCTTTACAAAGTCAGATTTCTAGAATGTCGAGCGAAAATTCCGAGTCACTTGCCGCTGTAAAAAAGCAG GGTAAAAACCAGCTGGCTGCTGAGCTGAAAGACAAAGAGATCATCAGCCTCAAAGAGGAACTAAAACAGCTGCAG TTGCTCAGGTACAGTTCGGAGAAGAAATTAGGCGAGCTG gAGCAAAAGTTGCAGCTGCAGACACAAACGAAAGACAGCCACCTGAACCAGCTGGGAGAAGTGGAGAGGCGTTTCGCCGCCATCTCCAGACAGTGTGCCATGGTCAAACAGGCCCATGACAAACTCGAACAAAATG ttgaagagGCCATGCGAATGAATAAAAAGCTCACATCCATCAATGAAAAACAAGAATCTTCGATTAAAGCCTTGAAAGAg gATTTGGAGAGAATCAACAAAGAGCTGGTCACATTCAAAGTGTCTTCGGTCTGCAAACCTGGAGAGGAACGTTTACAGAATGTTCTAAAAGAGCAAGAGTTGCAACTGCTGCAGCAGAAACTCCTTGTG GAAATAGAAAttaacaaaaagctgagaaatgAAATGGCCACAGAAAGGGCAGAGAAGCAG gaGGTATTGAGGTCCCTCCACCAGAGTCAGAATTTgctgcagagacagacagaagctcTGAGTCGAGCAGAGCAGGAGCTTCGCAAACTCCGTGAGGAATATCAG GTCTTTAAAACAGAACATGAATTGAACCAAGAGAGGACTAAAGAAAAAGACGACAGCTTTGCTCACTTGAGAGATGAATACCAAAATTCTAAACTTGCTTGGGAAAAAGAG ATTCTGCGAATGCAAATGTCAACGGAGTCCGGTAAAGAAGAGCTGCAAGCGGTAAAAGAGGCATATAATCAACTTCAAGAAGAGCACAAACAGCTGTCTATTCCTGCCGTTCATAAAGCCAAAGAAATTCATAATTCTGAG ACTGCCATAAAAGATCAAGAAAATTCTCTTTGTAAAACATCTAATGAGGTTAACCTTGTAAAGGTGAACAGTCTCCATGAAGATCTTGAGGAGAGTCTTATTAGTCCTCAAGATAACCATGAACCAACATGTCACCCTGATAAAGGCGTTCCAG ATGAAAGCATCAAGTTTCAAAAGGCTAGAAAAGATGGCTGCTCTCAGAACAACAAGGAACTTGACATTCCAATGCAGGCAGATAGAACAGTACCTGTAGTCTCACCATCGGTTTCAACTGATAACAACTCAAGGCCTGAGGATCTCAATCCCATGATGAAGCATCTGTCAAAGCTGTGTGATGAAACAAAAACCGGTGTCAGTGAAAGTGAGCCAGTCTGCAACACAGATGATAAAGGATGCACCTCAAACCCAGTCCAAAGTGACACAGACAGTCGTCTGACTGAGCTATCAGGGCCTGAAACCAGGTCTGTTTATGGTGTAGACGGCAACCCTTTGGCTTTGGAACCGAAAGATAGACTGCTGGAGCAGAATCTGTGTATTTCTGAAGTGACTGAATCCCAGACATCAGATAAACACATGGACAGCCAGGGATATGCTACATCTCAGTCCAAAGTCAAAGACCACCAGAAGACCGCACCTGAATTTCTCCACAAAGTTTCACAAAAGGAAAGTCAAACAACTGCAGAGAGACTTTCAGAAGACAAAACCTCAAACTCAAATCCACAAGACACAGTTGTGTTTTACGACAAAACGACCTTTACAGAAGAAATGATTGACGCCCAACCAAGCCCATGCCACCAAACCATTCATGAGGAGCCTGAAACCAACTTTGATACTGCGAGTGCCACCATAACTTCAGATACACTTCTTTATGAATCCAAAGATCAGTTCTCTCCACCTGAATTGATTCATGAACATTCACAAAGCCAGGAGGTATCCCAAGTGGGCAGCTCAACTGAAACAAGCCTCTACAATGTGGTCAACAAACTGGAATCTAAAGAGCTGCCTCTTGTTGATCAGACCACTTCAACGACTGCAGTTGACACAGTGGAGGTCATATcagaaaataacaatgaaaacaatgaTTCAGAACCATTGAAATCTCAACAGATTGAAATGGGTGTTTCTACTGAAGAAGCCAAGATCACAAACCCAGAACAAGTTTCTTCTTCTCCTGGGTCTACAACAGCAAATGACCAATCAGATGTTgaccagaagagcattgcagttgTAGACACTTTAAACCATCCTGGAAATAAAAGATATCAGTCATCTTTTGCATGGGACACATTTATGAAAGGGAAAAAGATGCCACATCCAACACCGTTAAAAACTGAGCTGTGGTCCTCTGGATTTCATGAGCTTGTTTCTCCAATTTGTTCTCCCATATTTATGAAGAATAAGTTGCCAAAAACAG CCATGGTGAAGACTCCTGACAGACTGGAAACCCCAAGCAAGCGGCAAGGAGAGTGGAATGCTATAAAGCagtctttttctgaaatgttaacaGAGAAA GAGAATCAAGTTCTTATCTCCTACAGCTCGACTCTGAGTGGCAGTCCAACCTCTTCTTCTGTGGGTAATGGGCTGCGACAAAACTCCACTCCTACCGTTCCTCCTCCCAAACTCCAATGCATGGAGAAACTGACCCGGCCTATGGCATCTAGTTCTGAaggaaaagaagaacaaaaacaatctgaCATAATGTCCCAAATTGCAAAAATTGAGGAATTTATGTCAGCTGAAGGTTTAATGCCTCAAAAAAGACTCAAAACCGATTGA